In the Candidatus Zixiibacteriota bacterium genome, one interval contains:
- a CDS encoding SRPBCC family protein has product MEHSIVKQIELKAPAARVWRALTDHREFGEWFRVKLEGPFVPGQTVRGQITYPGYEHLRFDAVVQKMVPERLFSFTWHPYAIEPGVDYSKETPTLVEFRLEKTATGTLLQVTESGFDKIPSDRRLEAFRMNEGGWTIQMQNIETHVAQNP; this is encoded by the coding sequence ATGGAACACAGTATCGTCAAGCAAATCGAACTGAAGGCACCGGCGGCCCGGGTCTGGCGCGCCCTGACCGATCACCGCGAGTTCGGCGAGTGGTTTCGGGTGAAGTTGGAGGGCCCGTTCGTGCCGGGGCAGACCGTGCGCGGCCAGATCACCTATCCCGGCTATGAGCACCTCCGGTTTGACGCCGTGGTGCAGAAGATGGTGCCCGAACGGCTCTTCTCATTTACATGGCATCCCTATGCCATCGAACCCGGAGTCGATTATTCGAAGGAGACGCCCACGCTGGTCGAATTCCGGCTCGAGAAGACCGCCACGGGGACGCTGCTGCAAGTGACCGAATCCGGATTCGACAAAATTCCCAGCGACCGGCGGCTCGAGGCGTTCCGCATGAACGAAGGCGGCTGGACGATTCAAATGCAGAACATCGAGACCCATGTCGCGCAAAACCCGTAG
- a CDS encoding helix-turn-helix domain-containing protein, whose protein sequence is MSRKTRSSNPTIRRNHAPAFAALGDQTRLSLVARLSVGPPRSISQLTVGSRLTRQAITKHLRVLESAGIVRHVRAGRETLFEFDPEPLEGLSTYLKLVSKQWDQALARLQAHVEGPVKKRR, encoded by the coding sequence ATGTCGCGCAAAACCCGTAGCAGCAACCCGACAATACGGCGCAATCACGCTCCGGCCTTTGCCGCGCTCGGCGACCAGACGCGGCTGTCGCTGGTCGCCCGGCTCTCGGTCGGACCGCCGCGTTCGATCTCCCAACTGACCGTGGGCTCGCGGCTGACCCGTCAGGCGATCACCAAGCACCTGCGCGTCTTAGAGAGCGCGGGAATCGTGCGCCATGTCCGTGCCGGACGCGAGACCCTGTTTGAATTCGATCCGGAGCCGCTGGAAGGACTCAGCACGTATCTCAAACTCGTTTCCAAGCAGTGGGATCAGGCGCTCGCGCGATTGCAGGCGCATGTCGAAGGCCCCGTGAAGAAAAGAAGATAA
- a CDS encoding Ig-like domain-containing protein — protein MKTTLLRLSGALCLLIPTSAWGANHVLVESKSVALGAAGVTIGVYVENDVQLNAIVIPLEFREITTSGGYMTNTLTVDAANRFTTSLIGFVTKNFYPDEDNTNPLLCGGSGYMFFSAVDFISPDAFMYSAVQVSDPCLPVGNDGVPPGGTPSLIITFDVTNVDGLFEIDSTCTTPGNHLVYSQCGPGTPVVPTFTRGLVTIGNPVFPPEVSDIPDQTIDEGSTFAQINLNDYVVDPDNTDAEMTWTATGQSQLGVVISPGKIATILIPNPDWFGSETITFRATDLDLQFDEDAATFTVNPVNDPPVWGPISNKFVEAGKTLAFAVGATDIDDDSLDITMEGAPAAATLADNGVGLALFNWLTTCADEGVHMATFIVSDGDLADTATITITVTPNPDTLVANPGSLDFVIEYGTDPAAKLVNVTDPGCGEIPWEVEVNQPWVLLSIDTGFTPGSFTVDIDTAGLYPNEYNAIITLRERTVEPDPIEITIPVHVSVESDVCLCPCQGDWDCDDIIDVFDVIHCVDVAFRNYPELGFSSCPFSVLDANCDCAIDVFDVVVLVDHAFRADYSPICGFDDPCEAPDCSPSH, from the coding sequence ATGAAGACCACCCTACTTCGTCTCAGCGGCGCGCTCTGTCTTCTGATCCCCACCAGCGCCTGGGGGGCCAACCACGTGTTGGTCGAATCCAAGTCGGTGGCGCTGGGCGCCGCCGGGGTCACGATCGGCGTTTATGTGGAAAACGATGTGCAGCTCAACGCGATCGTGATCCCACTGGAGTTCCGTGAGATCACGACGTCCGGCGGCTACATGACCAACACGCTCACGGTCGATGCCGCCAATCGTTTCACGACCTCGCTCATCGGCTTCGTCACCAAGAACTTCTATCCCGATGAGGACAACACCAACCCTCTGCTGTGTGGTGGGTCGGGGTACATGTTCTTCAGCGCCGTCGACTTCATCAGTCCCGACGCCTTCATGTACAGCGCCGTTCAGGTCTCCGATCCGTGCCTGCCGGTCGGCAACGACGGCGTTCCGCCCGGAGGGACGCCATCGCTCATCATCACCTTCGATGTCACCAATGTCGACGGCCTCTTCGAGATCGACTCGACCTGCACGACCCCGGGCAATCACCTTGTGTATTCGCAGTGCGGCCCCGGGACGCCGGTCGTGCCCACCTTCACGCGCGGACTGGTCACGATCGGCAACCCAGTATTCCCGCCAGAGGTGTCCGACATTCCCGACCAGACAATCGACGAGGGGAGCACCTTCGCGCAGATCAATCTGAACGACTATGTGGTCGATCCCGACAACACCGATGCCGAGATGACCTGGACAGCGACCGGCCAATCGCAACTCGGTGTGGTGATTAGTCCCGGCAAGATCGCCACCATCCTCATCCCCAACCCCGACTGGTTCGGCAGCGAAACGATCACATTTCGCGCGACCGATCTCGACTTGCAGTTCGATGAAGACGCGGCGACCTTCACGGTCAACCCGGTCAACGACCCGCCGGTCTGGGGCCCCATCTCGAATAAGTTTGTCGAAGCCGGCAAGACCCTCGCGTTTGCCGTCGGCGCGACCGACATCGACGACGATTCTCTCGACATCACGATGGAGGGAGCTCCGGCCGCCGCAACCCTGGCGGACAACGGCGTGGGGCTGGCATTGTTCAACTGGCTCACGACGTGCGCCGATGAGGGCGTCCACATGGCGACCTTCATCGTCTCCGACGGTGATTTGGCCGACACTGCGACCATCACCATTACGGTCACGCCCAACCCCGACACTCTGGTCGCCAACCCCGGTTCTCTCGATTTTGTGATCGAGTACGGAACCGATCCCGCCGCCAAGCTCGTTAACGTGACGGATCCGGGATGCGGCGAAATCCCATGGGAAGTCGAGGTGAACCAACCGTGGGTCCTCTTGTCCATCGATACGGGATTCACACCGGGCAGCTTCACGGTCGACATCGACACGGCGGGGCTGTACCCCAACGAGTACAACGCGATCATCACGCTGCGCGAGCGCACGGTCGAACCGGACCCCATAGAAATTACCATCCCCGTCCATGTCTCCGTCGAGTCGGACGTCTGTCTGTGTCCCTGCCAGGGCGATTGGGATTGTGACGACATCATCGACGTGTTCGATGTCATCCATTGCGTCGATGTCGCCTTCCGCAACTACCCTGAGCTGGGATTCTCGTCGTGTCCGTTCTCGGTGCTGGATGCCAATTGCGACTGCGCCATCGACGTGTTCGACGTTGTCGTGCTGGTCGATCACGCTTTCCGTGCGGATTATTCGCCGATTTGCGGATTCGATGACCCGTGCGAGGCGCCCGATTGTAGTCCGTCGCATTAG
- the otsB gene encoding trehalose-phosphatase, translating into MTMSPPDHPVPFDFGGFESVQNHAHRVLMLDYDGTLAPFRAERMAAVPYEGVRERLDAISTRPESRLVIVSGRPVTEVVALLDVRFPIEIWGAHGWQRQHADGKIEEWSPPGSVRDVLQRALASVPSRIPRDALESKTASVALHTRRLPPAEGQRCIEVLYPIWERLVDGTPLQLRRFDGGIEVRSMARSKGDAVSTLKAECRPDAFFAYLGDDETDEDAFARLSTTDWAILVRPEVRPSRARYWLRPPGELLDFLAGWTRDR; encoded by the coding sequence ATGACAATGTCCCCTCCCGATCATCCCGTCCCGTTTGATTTCGGTGGATTTGAATCGGTTCAAAATCACGCACATCGTGTCCTGATGCTGGACTACGACGGCACGCTCGCGCCCTTTCGCGCCGAACGCATGGCCGCGGTTCCGTATGAGGGTGTGCGGGAGCGACTGGACGCGATATCCACACGACCCGAAAGCCGGCTCGTCATCGTCTCGGGCCGGCCGGTGACCGAGGTGGTCGCGCTGCTGGATGTCCGATTTCCGATTGAGATCTGGGGCGCTCATGGTTGGCAACGTCAACATGCGGATGGAAAAATCGAGGAGTGGTCACCGCCCGGCAGCGTGCGAGACGTGCTGCAGCGCGCGCTGGCGTCCGTCCCGTCTCGGATCCCCAGGGACGCGCTGGAGTCGAAGACCGCGTCGGTGGCGCTGCACACCCGTCGCTTGCCGCCTGCGGAAGGCCAACGCTGCATCGAGGTCCTGTACCCGATCTGGGAGCGACTCGTTGACGGAACCCCGCTGCAATTGCGACGCTTCGACGGCGGTATCGAAGTCAGGTCGATGGCCCGATCCAAGGGCGATGCGGTATCAACGTTGAAGGCCGAGTGCCGGCCCGATGCGTTTTTCGCTTATCTCGGAGACGATGAGACCGACGAAGATGCATTTGCCCGACTCAGCACGACCGATTGGGCGATTCTGGTACGCCCGGAAGTTCGTCCCAGTCGGGCGCGATACTGGCTGAGGCCGCCGGGGGAGCTTTTGGATTTTCTGGCTGGGTGGACGCGGGACCGTTGA
- a CDS encoding trehalose-6-phosphate synthase, with translation MTNQKSARLFVVSNRLPVAVISEGGRWTLGPVAGGLVTAMAPIMERNHGVWIGWPGCGPEVPFGPLLERFNQEHRYQLVPIPLSKHEEEGYYRGFANEAIWPLFHDLLGHCRFEADTWAAYVDVNKRFAEVIASDLDRQSLVWVHDYQLLLVGADLRAAGVRRPISFFLHIPFPSLDLFRRMPWKHLIIRALLAYDQIGFQTIRDRQNFLQCVRGLVPETSVSMGRRGGELEFEGRTIKVGSFPISIDFDEFDEGARRMEVAEASWYLRERYRVGKLILGIDRLDYTKGIPETFLSFERALEKYPQMQGSVSLIQIVVPSRTHVPDYRDLKSLLDQLSGRINSRFSRHGWVPIHYLYRALDRTELLAHYRASDIALVTPLRDGMNLVAKEYCVSSVEERGVLILSEFAGAAEQLGRGALCVNPYDREGCADAIHQAYSMNEREQQSRMKLLRSQIRRNDVHRWLQTVLAMPQGGRLEGLPEATAEPADTRA, from the coding sequence ATGACGAATCAAAAGTCAGCGCGACTGTTTGTTGTCTCCAACCGGCTGCCGGTCGCTGTCATCTCCGAAGGCGGCCGATGGACACTGGGTCCCGTAGCCGGCGGGCTGGTCACCGCGATGGCTCCGATCATGGAGCGCAATCACGGGGTCTGGATCGGCTGGCCCGGCTGCGGCCCGGAAGTTCCCTTTGGTCCGCTCCTCGAACGGTTTAATCAGGAACACCGCTATCAGCTTGTCCCGATACCGTTGAGCAAACACGAGGAGGAAGGGTACTATCGCGGCTTCGCCAACGAGGCGATTTGGCCGTTATTCCATGATTTGCTGGGGCATTGCCGCTTTGAAGCCGACACTTGGGCGGCGTATGTCGATGTCAACAAACGGTTTGCCGAGGTGATCGCCTCCGACCTCGACCGGCAATCACTCGTTTGGGTGCATGACTATCAACTGCTGCTGGTTGGCGCCGATCTGCGCGCAGCGGGCGTCAGACGGCCGATCTCATTCTTCCTGCACATCCCCTTTCCTTCGCTGGACCTGTTTCGACGCATGCCGTGGAAACACCTGATCATACGCGCGCTGCTGGCTTACGATCAGATCGGCTTTCAGACAATCCGTGACCGCCAAAACTTCCTGCAATGTGTGCGCGGACTGGTCCCCGAAACGTCGGTCAGCATGGGGCGGCGCGGGGGCGAGCTGGAATTCGAGGGACGCACGATCAAGGTCGGCTCCTTTCCGATCAGCATCGACTTCGACGAATTCGATGAGGGGGCGCGTCGCATGGAGGTCGCCGAGGCCTCGTGGTATTTGCGTGAACGCTACCGCGTCGGAAAACTGATTCTCGGCATTGATCGTCTGGACTACACCAAGGGCATACCCGAGACGTTTCTCTCCTTCGAGCGCGCGCTGGAGAAGTATCCCCAGATGCAGGGGAGCGTCTCGCTGATTCAGATCGTAGTTCCCAGCCGGACCCATGTCCCCGACTATCGCGATCTCAAGTCGCTGCTGGACCAACTCTCAGGCCGGATCAACTCGCGGTTCTCGCGGCACGGATGGGTGCCCATACATTACTTGTATCGCGCCCTGGATCGGACCGAGCTGTTGGCGCACTACCGCGCGAGCGACATCGCGCTGGTGACGCCGTTGCGCGACGGCATGAACCTCGTCGCCAAGGAGTACTGCGTCAGTTCCGTCGAAGAACGCGGCGTGCTGATCCTCAGCGAGTTCGCCGGAGCGGCCGAACAACTGGGGCGCGGCGCGCTGTGCGTCAACCCGTACGACCGCGAGGGATGCGCGGATGCAATCCACCAGGCCTACTCCATGAATGAACGGGAGCAACAGTCGCGGATGAAGCTTCTGAGATCGCAAATTCGACGCAACGACGTCCATCGTTGGTTGCAGACAGTTCTGGCCATGCCGCAGGGCGGACGTCTTGAGGGCTTGCCGGAAGCCACGGCGGAGCCCGCCGACACGCGCGCCTGA
- a CDS encoding carboxypeptidase regulatory-like domain-containing protein — protein MKYTYVMTFTAVCAVSIMTGCGGGGDSTTQTPPATPQQQTQQATPPKAATATLAGSVTFSGTAPKNTRIRMDSDPVCGKLHSEPVFTEEYIVGSGGELANVFVYVKSGLDGQGFPATADTVIFDQRGCHYDPHVFGLRVNQPLAILNSDPTLHNVHALAKNSREFNLAMPKEGMRVTKSFSEPEVMVKIKCDVHSWMAAYAGVLPHPHFDVTDESGRFSIGPLPPGTYELEAWHEKAGTMTQTVTVGDGETSATAFTFGASGT, from the coding sequence ATGAAGTATACCTACGTAATGACGTTCACGGCGGTGTGCGCCGTCTCGATAATGACAGGATGCGGCGGAGGCGGTGACTCCACGACCCAAACGCCGCCCGCAACCCCACAGCAGCAGACCCAGCAGGCGACACCGCCGAAGGCCGCCACTGCCACGCTCGCCGGGTCTGTGACTTTCTCCGGCACAGCCCCCAAGAACACGCGCATCCGCATGGATTCCGATCCCGTCTGCGGAAAGCTCCATTCCGAGCCGGTCTTCACCGAAGAGTACATCGTCGGCAGCGGCGGGGAGCTCGCCAATGTATTCGTTTATGTCAAGTCGGGTCTGGACGGCCAAGGCTTCCCCGCCACCGCCGACACGGTGATCTTCGACCAAAGGGGATGCCATTACGATCCGCATGTTTTCGGCCTTCGTGTCAATCAACCGCTGGCGATTCTCAACAGCGATCCGACGCTGCACAATGTCCACGCGCTCGCCAAGAACAGCCGCGAATTCAACCTGGCCATGCCCAAAGAGGGGATGCGCGTGACCAAGTCCTTCAGCGAACCCGAAGTCATGGTCAAGATCAAGTGCGATGTCCACTCGTGGATGGCGGCCTATGCCGGTGTCCTGCCACACCCGCACTTCGATGTCACCGATGAATCCGGGCGCTTCTCGATCGGACCCCTGCCGCCGGGCACCTATGAACTGGAGGCATGGCACGAGAAAGCCGGAACGATGACGCAGACCGTCACCGTCGGCGACGGCGAGACATCAGCCACGGCATTCACATTCGGAGCGTCCGGCACCTGA